From one Thalassoroseus pseudoceratinae genomic stretch:
- a CDS encoding efflux RND transporter permease subunit — translation MLESLLIGMARHRIVTLTIAVLAFAGLAWFLPTLSVNDSPERWFPDSTIRAWERYAEHYEYGDSVIIGVQFFRPVQDDDLETMRSLRNELLQIDGVRSVTDASLIAEVIEDTTLTKLVAVPEPGEPDPYQMYRGSLFDDPSVWRTEDSSDDGRTLLMVVEMVDEFDVETQKSQLDDQRRAVSAGIYEAMQHAEQSSEDITIHAAGPIIIQFELEKVARRIAYTLLPPAVLLALLTLGFGFRSWAAVVTAVIGGGWAVGMMLAGVAAQGWTLNVLTVDGPVLMAVVVITTTVHFAHYHSVPSHSHDVLPDAHERASLDTAQHVSREQRRHFIHWVAVPCLGAAITTGFGFLMLTFNELTPARELGVELFFGSILAFLGAYCVWLALPTFRAYPGVILSAAKLEHMERFVTGSPWKTSSVLCVLLLGLAWASSWVRLDADPFSFFPETSRTAIALNHFSERKFGHYLLDVVLEPHGLPSDPEARAKEERRLRDLALKFERKIAGRPEVRKTISTAAMQEKIDAWDRLGGKALADGEYREWAAHLGRSAVFRRIFNNWLVDRADSGAMRVTFMSHDAGEGFRPLMSAAREAVPDESFEAFYSGTAASVAVLSEQLLGGITKSLLVAMLAMATVCVALFRSFRLTAIAFLPNAFPVLVVFGVMGICDIPLNCGSAMVTTIALGVGLNDTVHFVMHYLGRREEGADVDTALVGTFGEIGRPIVLTSVVNCAGFGILYLSDFLPMSHFGLLSAVAMVAALVGDLVLLPNLLRLFDGARLQSSQQVS, via the coding sequence TTGCTCGAATCCTTACTGATTGGGATGGCTCGGCATCGCATCGTCACGCTGACGATCGCCGTTTTGGCGTTTGCCGGGTTGGCGTGGTTTTTGCCGACGCTATCCGTCAACGATTCCCCCGAACGTTGGTTTCCCGATAGCACCATTCGGGCGTGGGAACGGTACGCGGAGCATTACGAGTACGGCGATTCGGTCATCATCGGTGTGCAATTTTTTCGGCCGGTACAGGATGACGATCTCGAAACGATGCGGTCCCTTCGGAACGAACTGTTGCAAATCGATGGCGTTCGCAGCGTCACCGATGCCTCGTTGATTGCCGAAGTCATCGAAGATACCACGCTGACAAAACTCGTCGCCGTTCCCGAACCCGGCGAACCGGACCCGTACCAGATGTATCGCGGTTCGTTGTTCGATGATCCATCTGTCTGGCGGACCGAGGACAGTTCCGATGACGGTCGCACGTTGTTGATGGTTGTCGAAATGGTTGACGAGTTCGACGTGGAAACGCAGAAGTCGCAACTCGATGACCAACGGCGTGCCGTTTCCGCCGGCATCTACGAAGCGATGCAACACGCGGAGCAATCGTCCGAGGACATCACGATTCACGCCGCTGGTCCGATCATCATTCAATTCGAATTGGAGAAAGTTGCCCGGCGGATTGCCTACACGTTGTTACCGCCTGCAGTGTTGTTGGCGTTGCTGACGTTGGGGTTTGGTTTCCGTTCCTGGGCGGCGGTTGTGACGGCGGTTATCGGTGGAGGGTGGGCCGTCGGAATGATGCTCGCCGGAGTGGCTGCCCAGGGGTGGACACTCAACGTGTTAACGGTCGATGGACCGGTTCTGATGGCGGTGGTCGTGATCACAACGACGGTACACTTTGCGCATTACCATTCCGTGCCAAGTCACTCCCACGATGTCTTGCCGGATGCCCATGAGCGAGCATCTCTGGACACCGCACAACACGTTTCCCGCGAACAGCGACGGCATTTCATTCACTGGGTCGCTGTGCCGTGTCTGGGAGCGGCGATCACGACCGGCTTCGGTTTTCTGATGCTGACATTCAACGAACTCACCCCGGCGAGAGAGTTGGGGGTCGAATTGTTTTTTGGATCGATTCTGGCGTTTCTAGGCGCGTACTGTGTGTGGTTGGCATTGCCGACGTTCCGTGCGTATCCGGGCGTGATTCTCTCAGCTGCGAAACTCGAACACATGGAGCGATTCGTCACCGGGTCGCCTTGGAAGACATCGTCGGTGCTGTGCGTATTGCTTTTGGGGTTGGCGTGGGCGTCGAGTTGGGTGCGACTCGATGCCGATCCATTCTCGTTTTTCCCGGAAACCTCACGGACAGCGATTGCGCTGAATCACTTCAGCGAGCGAAAATTCGGTCACTATTTATTAGATGTCGTGCTGGAGCCACACGGGTTGCCGAGCGATCCAGAGGCTCGAGCTAAAGAAGAACGACGCCTTCGCGATCTGGCATTGAAATTCGAAAGAAAGATCGCCGGTCGGCCAGAAGTTCGCAAAACGATTTCAACCGCCGCCATGCAGGAGAAGATTGACGCTTGGGATCGGTTAGGAGGCAAAGCGTTGGCTGACGGCGAGTATCGCGAATGGGCCGCCCATTTGGGGCGGAGTGCCGTGTTCCGTCGCATCTTCAACAATTGGCTCGTCGATCGGGCGGACAGCGGGGCGATGCGGGTGACGTTCATGTCGCACGATGCGGGTGAAGGGTTTCGCCCGCTGATGAGTGCGGCTCGCGAAGCGGTTCCCGATGAATCTTTTGAGGCATTTTACTCGGGAACGGCAGCGAGTGTCGCGGTGCTCTCCGAGCAGCTTCTCGGCGGGATCACCAAGAGTTTGCTGGTGGCGATGTTAGCGATGGCGACCGTCTGCGTGGCTTTGTTCCGTTCGTTTCGATTGACGGCCATCGCGTTTTTGCCGAATGCGTTTCCAGTGTTGGTGGTGTTCGGTGTCATGGGGATTTGTGATATCCCACTCAACTGCGGATCGGCCATGGTCACGACAATCGCACTCGGAGTCGGTCTGAACGACACGGTGCACTTCGTGATGCATTACCTGGGACGTCGTGAGGAGGGCGCGGATGTCGATACGGCTCTGGTGGGCACATTCGGTGAGATCGGCCGACCGATCGTGCTGACATCCGTCGTGAACTGTGCTGGGTTTGGTATCCTGTATTTATCCGATTTTCTGCCGATGTCGCATTTTGGGCTACTATCAGCCGTCGCAATGGTGGCCGCGTTGGTTGGGGATCTCGTGTTGTTGCCGAATTTACTCCGACTCTTCGACGGCGCTCGATTGCAAAGTTCGCAGCAGGTGTCGTGA
- a CDS encoding glycosyltransferase, with the protein MSAAVIRVLSVIATLDRSGAEKQFSLLAKGLPKDEFDLHAVALTRGGPYADWLEEANIPLTILHKRMKADPVALWRLRRLVRSLQPDIVHTWLFTANTYGRLAVGKNPQPKVIVSERCVDSWKSGWQLKTDQKLQSRTDRWVVNGESVGAFYQEQGVPSEKITVIPNGVDVTDSEPLSQDERKRMLAEFDLPADARIVGYVGRLASQKRVKDLIWSIQMLRQIQENVFLLIVGDGPERDALGEFARQMTCAPFVRFAGHRQDSSNLMRLFDVFWLASEFEGMSNSLMEAMAAGVPAITSDIPPNRELVVDGETGYVVNVGDCPAFAQFADRILADSELKARLGTAARSRMREHFCIEQMVERHAELFRSITQEQNG; encoded by the coding sequence ATGTCCGCTGCCGTGATTCGTGTGTTGTCCGTGATTGCCACTCTGGACCGCTCCGGAGCCGAAAAACAGTTCTCACTTTTGGCGAAAGGGTTGCCGAAGGATGAATTCGATCTACACGCCGTCGCGTTGACGCGGGGCGGTCCGTATGCCGACTGGCTGGAAGAAGCCAACATTCCGCTGACGATTTTGCACAAACGGATGAAGGCGGACCCGGTGGCTTTGTGGCGGTTGCGGCGTTTGGTTCGGAGCTTGCAACCAGACATCGTCCACACATGGTTGTTCACCGCGAACACCTATGGACGGCTGGCCGTGGGAAAGAATCCGCAGCCAAAGGTAATCGTCAGCGAGCGGTGCGTGGATTCTTGGAAATCCGGTTGGCAGTTGAAGACCGATCAAAAGCTGCAATCGCGGACCGATCGGTGGGTTGTCAACGGCGAGAGTGTCGGGGCGTTCTATCAAGAGCAGGGCGTTCCCAGCGAGAAAATTACCGTGATTCCCAATGGCGTGGACGTCACCGATTCAGAACCATTATCGCAAGACGAACGTAAACGCATGCTGGCGGAGTTCGACTTGCCCGCGGATGCTCGGATTGTCGGCTATGTCGGGCGGTTGGCATCGCAGAAACGGGTCAAGGATTTGATTTGGAGCATCCAAATGCTTCGGCAAATCCAAGAGAACGTGTTTCTGCTAATTGTCGGTGATGGGCCGGAACGTGATGCCCTGGGAGAGTTCGCTCGACAGATGACGTGTGCACCGTTCGTGCGTTTTGCGGGGCATCGACAAGACTCGTCGAACTTGATGCGGTTGTTTGATGTGTTCTGGTTGGCCAGCGAATTCGAAGGCATGTCGAATAGTCTCATGGAGGCCATGGCCGCCGGTGTGCCCGCCATCACGAGCGACATTCCACCGAATCGGGAATTGGTCGTGGATGGGGAAACGGGGTACGTGGTGAACGTTGGAGACTGCCCGGCTTTTGCTCAGTTCGCGGACCGCATCTTGGCGGATTCCGAATTGAAAGCTCGACTCGGAACTGCGGCTCGTTCACGGATGCGGGAACACTTCTGCATCGAACAAATGGTCGAGCGGCATGCCGAACTATTCCGCTCCATCACACAGGAGCAGAACGGCTAA
- a CDS encoding DNA translocase FtsK, with protein MINIRRIRDDVLALALLAAAGFVALSLISYSPADPPSQLIWPATKNIRNVCGEIGAQVAFYLNQYCGLGAWFVLACMLTSDARLFSKEGVSGWISRLVGVALALVAVCVLLQLFVPNWSLGPLVGSGGKFGAWGQILLTGQFNMIGVSILLGCTLLAGMLLTGDLAIIRNVLFALTAPLRLLRWLNPFRRRKPDANDEDEKKSSWELDRIPVSQPPILQSSMAQNAAEDGPRSEPPVVRPPVPINPPPTFEIADGWNVNASARPEFQLKSEMNFEVEPEPDPEPESIPLAVEEPKPRQPIRINRPRTAPAAVAPKPKPKPVVQTIELPTTDLLEQPEAFPYELLASKAQVAAQTLEQCFQEFGLNIQVVEIDTGPVVTQFELQLEPGLRLSRVTALADDIAIALRVPSVRVVAPIPGKNTVGVEVPNEKQVMVRLRELIECCEKERGSHRVPVYLGKDVSGHPMTVDLTKLPHLLIAGRTGTGKSVCLNTLIISMLMTRTPEDVKLLMIDPKMVELSPYKRVPHLMHPVITDMKKAEAMLAWAVDKMEERYDLLARTGVRHLDSYNKLGKDEILDRMGLDPDDPEDMLECEEIPDRMPYIVIIADEMADMIMTSGKDVEGHIIRLAQKSRAVGIHLVLATQKPTVDVLTGLIKSNLPARISFQVASRTDSRVVLDEMGAERLLGNGDMLFLAPGTSTVTRAQGAFVSDEEVNAVIDFYSQYEPQYSQELAQLKAPTGDKSGTPTGTDDRDELYEEAVEVVIREQLGSVSRLQRFLGIGYGRAARLVDYMAEDGIVGDYNGSKAREVLYTMEEWEALKADREGVPA; from the coding sequence ATGATCAATATCCGACGGATTCGGGATGATGTGCTCGCGTTGGCTCTGTTGGCGGCGGCGGGCTTTGTGGCTTTGAGTCTGATCAGTTATTCGCCGGCTGATCCGCCTTCCCAGTTGATTTGGCCAGCGACGAAGAACATTCGCAACGTGTGTGGCGAGATCGGGGCGCAGGTTGCGTTCTATTTGAACCAGTACTGTGGACTCGGTGCGTGGTTTGTGTTGGCCTGCATGCTGACTTCCGACGCTCGCTTGTTCTCCAAAGAGGGCGTCTCGGGGTGGATCTCCCGACTCGTGGGTGTCGCTTTGGCGTTGGTCGCGGTCTGTGTGCTGCTGCAATTGTTCGTTCCGAATTGGTCGTTAGGCCCGCTCGTTGGTAGCGGCGGAAAGTTCGGAGCGTGGGGGCAAATCCTGCTGACCGGTCAGTTCAACATGATCGGTGTTTCGATTCTGCTCGGATGTACGTTGCTCGCCGGGATGTTGTTGACTGGTGACTTAGCCATCATTCGGAACGTATTGTTCGCGTTGACAGCACCGTTGCGATTGTTGCGTTGGCTGAACCCGTTCCGTCGTCGAAAACCGGACGCGAACGACGAAGATGAGAAGAAATCGTCGTGGGAGCTGGATCGCATTCCCGTTTCCCAACCGCCGATTTTGCAAAGCTCGATGGCACAGAACGCAGCGGAGGATGGACCACGATCCGAACCGCCGGTTGTGCGACCACCCGTGCCGATCAACCCACCACCAACATTTGAAATCGCGGACGGTTGGAACGTCAATGCGTCGGCTCGCCCGGAGTTTCAACTCAAATCTGAGATGAACTTCGAAGTGGAACCGGAGCCGGATCCAGAACCGGAAAGCATTCCCTTGGCGGTGGAGGAACCGAAACCTCGGCAACCGATTCGCATCAACCGTCCGCGGACCGCACCTGCCGCTGTTGCTCCGAAGCCGAAACCGAAACCCGTCGTGCAGACAATCGAGTTGCCCACAACCGATTTGCTCGAACAGCCGGAAGCGTTTCCGTACGAACTGCTAGCTAGCAAAGCTCAAGTTGCGGCTCAGACTTTGGAGCAGTGTTTTCAAGAGTTCGGGTTGAACATTCAGGTTGTCGAGATCGACACCGGCCCTGTGGTCACGCAGTTCGAGTTGCAGTTGGAACCCGGTTTGCGATTGTCGCGTGTCACTGCGCTCGCCGACGATATTGCGATTGCATTGCGAGTGCCATCGGTGCGTGTCGTGGCGCCGATTCCCGGCAAAAACACGGTTGGTGTGGAAGTGCCGAACGAAAAGCAGGTCATGGTCCGTCTGCGGGAACTCATCGAGTGCTGTGAGAAAGAACGCGGTTCGCACCGTGTGCCGGTCTATCTCGGCAAAGACGTGAGCGGTCATCCGATGACGGTCGATCTTACGAAATTGCCTCACTTGTTGATCGCCGGTCGAACGGGGACGGGGAAAAGTGTGTGTCTCAACACTTTGATCATTTCCATGTTGATGACACGAACCCCCGAGGACGTGAAACTGCTGATGATCGACCCGAAAATGGTCGAACTTAGCCCATACAAACGCGTGCCGCACCTGATGCACCCCGTCATCACCGATATGAAAAAAGCCGAGGCGATGCTCGCGTGGGCGGTGGATAAAATGGAGGAGCGTTACGACTTGCTCGCGCGGACCGGAGTCCGCCATCTCGACAGCTATAACAAGCTCGGCAAAGACGAGATTCTCGATCGGATGGGGCTTGATCCGGATGATCCGGAAGACATGCTCGAATGCGAGGAGATTCCCGATCGGATGCCGTATATTGTGATCATCGCCGACGAAATGGCCGACATGATCATGACCAGCGGCAAAGACGTGGAAGGGCACATCATTCGATTGGCTCAAAAATCCCGTGCGGTGGGCATTCACTTGGTGCTTGCGACACAAAAACCAACTGTCGACGTTCTGACTGGACTAATCAAATCCAACTTGCCAGCACGAATTAGTTTCCAAGTCGCCAGCCGTACGGACAGCCGTGTGGTGTTGGACGAAATGGGAGCCGAACGCCTGCTCGGCAACGGAGATATGTTGTTTCTTGCACCGGGGACAAGTACCGTCACTCGGGCGCAAGGGGCATTTGTATCGGATGAAGAAGTCAACGCGGTGATCGATTTCTACTCACAGTATGAGCCGCAATACAGTCAGGAATTGGCACAACTCAAAGCCCCGACGGGTGACAAATCCGGGACACCCACCGGGACTGACGACCGCGACGAACTGTATGAGGAAGCTGTTGAGGTGGTGATTCGCGAGCAACTCGGAAGCGTCTCACGACTGCAACGATTTCTCGGGATCGGTTACGGTCGGGCGGCGAGACTTGTCGACTACATGGCCGAAGACGGCATCGTCGGTGACTACAACGGTTCCAAAGCTCGCGAAGTGCTCTACACTATGGAAGAATGGGAAGCCCTTAAAGCCGATCGTGAGGGCGTGCCCGCATAG
- a CDS encoding phosphopantothenoylcysteine decarboxylase domain-containing protein encodes MRILITAGPTREYLDDVRYLSNASSGRMGYAVAAAAVEAGHEVVLVSGPVELPPPTRCEFHAVETTSEMLEVCREMFPTCDGVIAAAAVCDYKPKERVSGKIAKTGAPVSIEMIETDDVLAELGRTKTDQWVVGFALEAHNPRENALQKLRAKNCDIVVLNAPTAIGSEANAVELLDGSGHTLAEWAGLKSEIAHDLVGWVATHLHPS; translated from the coding sequence ATGCGAATTCTTATCACGGCCGGGCCAACTCGGGAATATTTGGACGATGTGCGTTACCTCTCGAATGCGAGTAGCGGACGAATGGGGTACGCGGTTGCGGCGGCGGCGGTCGAAGCGGGACACGAAGTTGTGCTCGTCAGCGGGCCGGTCGAGTTGCCACCACCGACTCGGTGTGAATTTCACGCTGTCGAGACGACGTCCGAGATGCTCGAAGTCTGTCGAGAGATGTTTCCCACGTGCGATGGCGTGATCGCAGCCGCTGCGGTTTGCGACTACAAACCTAAAGAACGTGTGTCAGGGAAGATCGCGAAGACGGGAGCGCCGGTGTCGATTGAGATGATCGAAACCGATGACGTGCTCGCCGAGTTGGGCCGAACGAAGACGGACCAATGGGTCGTCGGGTTCGCGTTGGAAGCCCACAATCCCCGTGAGAACGCATTGCAAAAGCTGCGGGCCAAGAATTGCGACATCGTGGTGTTGAACGCACCGACCGCCATCGGTTCTGAAGCCAATGCCGTCGAGCTGCTGGACGGCTCCGGCCACACGCTTGCGGAGTGGGCCGGTTTGAAAAGTGAGATCGCGCACGACCTCGTTGGTTGGGTCGCGACGCACCTTCATCCGTCTTGA
- the coaBC gene encoding bifunctional phosphopantothenoylcysteine decarboxylase/phosphopantothenate--cysteine ligase CoaBC, with protein sequence MNNREILLGVTGGIAAYKTADLCSKLVQAGAGVSVVMTEAATRFVGPTTFEALTNRPVLTTLWNPETNFRGEHIGLAEAAELFVVAPATADFLGKVANGLADDLLSTLAMTTTCPFLFAPAMNTAMWEKPAVQRNVSTLKSDGVHIVEPGSGWLSCGRVGAGRMAEPKTIFDRIAELLETVG encoded by the coding sequence GTGAACAATCGTGAAATTTTACTCGGTGTGACCGGGGGCATTGCGGCTTACAAGACGGCCGACTTATGCAGCAAGTTGGTGCAAGCCGGAGCAGGGGTGTCGGTGGTGATGACCGAAGCGGCCACGCGGTTTGTGGGCCCGACGACCTTCGAAGCACTCACTAATCGTCCGGTGCTGACAACCCTGTGGAACCCGGAAACCAACTTTCGTGGCGAACACATCGGGCTTGCGGAAGCGGCGGAATTGTTCGTGGTCGCTCCTGCCACGGCGGATTTTCTCGGCAAAGTTGCAAACGGTTTGGCGGACGATTTGCTTTCGACACTCGCGATGACCACCACATGCCCGTTTCTATTCGCTCCTGCAATGAACACTGCGATGTGGGAGAAACCGGCCGTTCAGCGGAACGTGAGTACGTTGAAATCCGACGGGGTGCACATAGTCGAACCCGGTTCCGGTTGGCTCTCGTGCGGTCGCGTCGGAGCCGGACGCATGGCCGAACCCAAAACGATTTTCGACCGCATCGCGGAATTGCTGGAGACAGTTGGTTAG
- the asnB gene encoding asparagine synthase (glutamine-hydrolyzing) produces the protein MCGIAGAFWSGDGEPLSEELLHRMTSTLRHRGPDADGFHLTSEDQFGGAALGHRRLSIIDIGGGKQPLCNEDETVWVSFNGEIYNYRELRSDLQSRGHQFRTDSDTEVIVHAYEEYGDDCVDHFRGMFVFAIWDTRKHRGLIARDRIGQKPLFYREHAGRVVFASELKALLQLPDAVRELNPAAVDAYLQYQYVPHPMCILKGYAKLPPAHRMTFEGGKLSIERYWSPPYERPIDQKVQSDWSEHLRETLTEAVRLRMRSDVPLGAFLSGGIDSTLIAGLMQQESDRQVQTYSIGFPVKQFDERHFARMAAEHLGTDHYEFVVEPKAVETLPRLIWHYDEPFADSSAIPTMALCQVTRQAVTVALSGDGGDELFAGYDRYRAVAFGAKFDRLPKPLRQLLTAKLWQQVPASSKQKSFRRRLKRLLAGLRLPPELRYLNWVGIFDSQRRQSLYSDEFRTMLQDVHSENFLLSSYELCPSRDIVTRATAADVLTYLPCDILTKVDIASMAVGLECRSPFLDHHVVELAARMPLEWKMSGGRGKRILTETFDDLIPEPIQNRAKMGFGVPLDSWFRDELRPLLDDVLLSQRALDRGLFRPDAVRELVREHVSGQWDHSARLWALICLEGWQRVYLDQPSPAECPTEFSSSSS, from the coding sequence ATGTGTGGGATCGCGGGTGCGTTTTGGAGCGGCGATGGTGAACCGCTCTCCGAAGAATTGCTACACCGAATGACCAGTACGTTGCGGCATCGCGGACCGGACGCGGACGGCTTCCATCTCACGTCGGAAGACCAATTCGGCGGGGCGGCACTGGGGCATCGGCGGTTGTCGATTATTGATATCGGTGGCGGAAAACAGCCTCTCTGCAACGAGGATGAAACCGTCTGGGTCAGTTTCAACGGTGAGATTTACAACTACCGGGAGTTGCGATCCGACCTGCAATCGCGAGGCCATCAATTCCGCACGGACAGTGATACGGAAGTCATCGTGCATGCCTACGAGGAGTATGGCGACGACTGCGTTGATCACTTTCGGGGCATGTTCGTATTCGCAATCTGGGACACGCGAAAGCATCGCGGGCTCATCGCTCGGGATCGCATCGGCCAGAAACCGTTGTTCTATCGAGAGCATGCCGGGCGAGTCGTGTTCGCCAGTGAATTGAAGGCGTTGTTGCAACTTCCCGATGCCGTTCGTGAGTTGAATCCGGCGGCGGTCGATGCGTATTTGCAGTATCAGTATGTGCCGCACCCGATGTGTATTCTGAAAGGGTACGCAAAACTTCCCCCCGCGCATCGGATGACGTTTGAAGGGGGAAAACTCAGCATCGAACGCTACTGGTCGCCGCCATACGAACGGCCAATCGATCAAAAAGTTCAATCCGATTGGTCCGAACACCTGCGAGAGACGTTAACCGAAGCGGTGCGGTTACGAATGCGGAGCGATGTACCGTTGGGGGCGTTTCTCTCCGGCGGGATCGACTCCACACTCATCGCAGGATTGATGCAGCAGGAATCGGATCGGCAAGTGCAAACCTATTCCATCGGTTTCCCCGTCAAGCAATTCGACGAACGCCATTTCGCAAGGATGGCGGCGGAGCACTTAGGGACCGATCATTATGAGTTCGTCGTCGAGCCGAAAGCGGTTGAGACGTTGCCCCGTTTGATCTGGCATTACGACGAACCCTTTGCCGATAGTTCCGCGATACCGACGATGGCGTTGTGCCAAGTCACTCGGCAAGCAGTCACAGTGGCGTTGTCCGGCGACGGCGGTGATGAACTGTTTGCCGGTTACGATCGGTATCGAGCCGTCGCCTTCGGTGCGAAATTCGATCGGTTGCCCAAACCGCTCAGACAATTGTTGACTGCAAAACTCTGGCAGCAAGTTCCGGCATCCTCAAAACAGAAATCGTTCCGACGGCGACTGAAACGACTATTGGCTGGACTCCGACTACCGCCGGAATTGCGGTATCTCAACTGGGTTGGCATCTTCGATTCCCAGCGACGACAGAGTTTGTATTCCGACGAATTCCGCACGATGTTGCAAGATGTTCACAGCGAGAATTTCTTGTTGTCTTCGTATGAGTTGTGCCCGAGTCGCGACATCGTCACCCGTGCGACCGCGGCCGATGTGTTGACGTATTTGCCTTGCGATATTCTCACCAAAGTGGACATCGCAAGTATGGCGGTGGGGTTGGAATGTCGCAGCCCGTTTCTAGATCACCATGTGGTTGAATTGGCCGCCCGGATGCCGTTGGAATGGAAAATGTCTGGCGGGCGTGGCAAACGGATTCTGACGGAAACATTCGACGACCTGATCCCCGAACCGATCCAAAACCGAGCGAAAATGGGGTTCGGTGTGCCGCTCGATTCGTGGTTTCGTGATGAGCTTCGTCCATTGCTCGACGATGTGTTACTGTCGCAGAGGGCTTTGGATCGTGGTTTATTCCGACCGGATGCGGTGCGTGAATTGGTGCGGGAACACGTCTCCGGCCAGTGGGACCACAGTGCCCGATTGTGGGCGTTGATCTGTTTGGAAGGTTGGCAGCGGGTGTATCTCGATCAGCCGTCGCCCGCGGAGTGTCCCACGGAATTTTCAAGTTCATCGTCCTGA